TACCAAAACGATCAGCACCCCCTGCCGTGCACCAGTGGTATGGTCTTATTGGTAGCTCGTATGACCTGGTTGAGCTTATGTCTTCTGCCTCTGAACTTAAGGATAAGGTGGCTTCAGATGAAGACACTCCTACTGCAGATGAGCCCAGTGATGTCCGTCCTCAGTCTGACTCTGAACTCTTCCGCGTCCTCACCAAGGCGGCCTCCAAACTCGGACTTCAGTGGTCCCACCCTGTCGAACCTGAACACAGCTGGTTCGACGAGTGTTATCTATTGCCGAGACACCGTCCATCATCTCGTCAGAGACAAGTCCCATTCTTTTCCGAGGTCTCCCAGGAGCTCACACGCTAATGGGGAACCCGACATTCCACTCGTGCTCACAGCTTCGTTGGCGTACCGTTCTCGGTGGTCGACTGCGCGGGCCACCAAGCGATCCTCAGAGCAGAGGTTTATTAATAAAGGCCACGGTAGAAACAATCCCGGCAGCACAAAACGAGTCAGGGTTTACAGCCACTATTTTCTCATCACGGGAGCCTCAGCCTGATACCAATACACAGTcctgcccttcggattatctctaGTCCTACATACATTTAACAAATGTGCGGATGCTGCGCTGGCCCTTCTGAGACAGAGTGGCATTGTCATATTAAATAACCTTAACAATTGGCTTATTCTAGTTCAGACCAAACAAGAAAATTCGGCGCACAAATCTGATCTGCTCCAGCACCTGGAGAATTCAGCGTTTAAAATCAACCTCGAAAAGAGATGTTTACTCCGACACAACGGATTGTGTTTTCAGGCATGACTTCAACAGGTGTTGAGCCTGGCTGAAACCAGAAGGCGCATTTATAGTTAGGCGCTCCCCTTCAAATATTTCAaagaatgctgggtctcatggCAGCAGTATCCCCACTCATTCTGTTAGGTCTGCTGTTTATGAGGCCGCTTCAATTTTGGCTTAAAGCAAAAGTCTTGCCCCAAGTGTGGCACATTCGTGGTTGGGACACTTAATGCTCAAAGTGACATGCAGCTGTACGAAAGCACTGTCAATATGAGAGTCACCTCACCTGTTCCTCTAGGGCACAGAGCTCGTTTTGGTAtgcaggaggaaagtggtgaccaCAGACGCCTCTATCCCTTTAACTGCCAcaccaagaaaaagcatttgaaaaattttttgttgcatTTCTTATCTCCTTATGTCACCACTTAACACAatcaatgtattttttaaatattttaaaaatcgGCCTCTACCAAACGGTTGATATGTCACTTAAAGGAATTCAAACACATACTATGGAAATTTGAAAATATGAACTATaatactattttttttacaaacataatcaaaataaaatggttttgcatattaaatcttctttatttattgaagtataacatattaaaatatttcaggTTTTCATTTTAGCACAGgaaatgaaatgttttcatgttttttgcaataaaaatgaccaaaagtaacaaaaataaggactttctgcatttaaaactaaaataaaagaaGGCCAAAGATAGTTATAGAATGGCATTTTAGTCTTTTATGATTTAAGAAACACACTGTCAAGTTTGGTAGTgcaacataatttttttgtctttttttagataaattaagaggtcatggcatgaaaatctgagattttccatgtttaattgctatgattgggtccccagtgcttctatcaacccagtaacttagttttggtaaaccattctctgtaagcatgtgaaaaaataggtaattgaaatgtggctccccttgtgatgtcagaaggagctcttattataataataccaccccttaatttgcattttccaaccacagcactgccatttccAGTGTTTTAAtccagagagggagagagagagaaaataattcacagcacaactaagtttcaatttcaacaaaccaccatcattgtgatcggtgtttgcacttcatccactcatttgcattttaaaggacacaccaaaaactgcacatttttgctcacacctacaaagtggcaattttaacatgctataataaattatctatatgatattttgagctaaaacatcacatatgtgctctggggacaccaacaatttatttgacatcttaaaaaagtcttgtgacatggcccctttaacatttCTTTGTAAACCAGCAATGCTGTGTAGAGAAAGCCAACGTTACAAACAATCCTTCAAAcaatttaaaacataatttaaaaagtaattattgaTCAGTAATTAGGATTTCCATACATTAATTATATGAATTAATTATagttatttcaaaaaaatatccagaagtggcaaaaatacaTACTTAAGAAATGATCTCAATATATTCAATAAGAAATAACAATAGCTGTGTCATATTCTGTGAATGATCAGAAATGTATATTTCATAGCAAATAGTACACTCTGACTGCAGAATTGGATGATCTGAAAACATTACCCTAGCTTTTCTACTTTTACCATTAAGTGACAAATCAACCGTTTGGTTGAgcatgtttttgaaaaattattcAAAACATACGAAAGTTTTTTCATGGCACCAAGTAACATAATTTTGTAAAGTTAGGGATCTTACAGTGTAATATGTCAAAAAAATATAGTTTCCTTGCCAAATTTCAACAAGAACAGTTCATATAACagaatgattttttttctttctaaaattCACATAACGAAGATGTGTTGTGACAAGTGCTGTTGATTGACACATTGATATCTAGtggatttttttggcaaaacatATCTTACACAAATAGTAGAGATGGCTCATCAGCTTGAGTTAAGTTAGTTACTCCTCTCAATAAAATATAGGGACTCAAATGTGCTCAACCGGTTGAGCTGGCAGTTAAAGGGCTATGACAGGATGGGGCACGCACTAAGACGTCGAGCGAGCCTTCGGTGTGTGGAACGCTCATctgtctcagctacatatcaaccacctcgagatgaGCCCATTGATATTGGTACTTCATTATTTCCAGCCAAAAATCTAGCACCGTCATGTTCTGGTTTGGTCGGACAACATGACATTGGTTTCATTCATAAATCACTGAGGACTGAGATCTTGATCTATTTACAGGCTGTTGAAACGCCTCTTTTAAAAGGCTCAACGGAATGTACGCTCTATCAGGGTGATGCATGTTCCGGGCATAGCTAACACGGGCAATGACATGCTGTCTCGTAATGGCCCACTGCCGGGAGAGTGTGGGCTGCACCCTCAGGCAGTCAAGACGATCTAAACTATCTACACCATTAAGGGTTCAAGTGGTTTCCCTGCTCGCTCTCCCCCCAGTGGACAGCGAACAGCCACCTAACTTGCTCTGTCCCGTCTGAGCTTTTAAAATCTACAAGCTCGCTCTAGCCGCCTTTAGGAAGAGCTGTTTGTGAGCTTCACAGATTGGTCATTGGGTATGCCTATCACTAAGCAGAGGTTTTCCAAATGGATCGTCAAAGCCATTACATTGGCATACGCCTTTCTGAATGAACAGTGCCCTCTTGGTATTAAAGCCTACTCTACACAGAGTATGGTTTCATTCTGGGTATGGTCAGCAGGGATTTCTATCTCAAACACTTGTAAAGTGGCCGGCTAATCCTCGTTGTCCACATTTGTTAGATTTTACAACCTGGACGTCCCTGCCTTTCAAATGCAGATTCTGTTGGCTTAATTACTAAGTGGTTACATTCACTTTTCACTCCGAGCTCCGTATTTCTAAGATCGCTCTAGCTGGTTTAAATGGGGCCTTATTAATGTCTATTCTCCACTTCAAGTCCGCTTTAAGCACGGCATGATAGAATATGGTCCCCATAGGATCAGCTACTGACGCAATGccaagtgaaccgtattgaaagaaTGTTTACATGTCACGAAGCGAGTGGTTTTGAATGTTCGACCTGAACTTATATAGAACATAGTTCCCATCCCTTTTAGCGGGCTCAAACACCATATGTCCGTAATTTTACAGCcattaaccaataggcttcagtcatgGAGTTCCCCCTACTGACTCAATGCTCGTTCctgttatttcagggaaccaggTTTACATAAGTAACCTTATTGTTTTCTACCAGATAAGGTACGAAGCTCATTTCTGCCCACTCTAAAGTTTACTCTGCAAGACAGTTCACTGCCCTGGAGCAGTGTGAATACACAGAGGGCATTTTTGTGAAACTTACCCattgttaaataaatgtttccCTTCTAGTGAGAATAACGTTTAATGAAGGAAGACTAAAGATGCACTAGGCTAAATAtgcagttccctttcaatacggttcacttcgcattgcgtccgTTGCTGAagtgggggaaactcctgtttactccgcgattgaagcctattggttaacatctgtaaaaattacagacCTATGGCGTTCAAGCCCGCAAAAGGGGCGGGGCTACACCCTTTATAGTCCGGAAGAGAGAACCATGAACTCACTTGCATGCTCCTTCAGCATTAGGGCGCGCTCGAGAATTTTGCCGGCCTGTGCACTATAACACtgtgattcatctatatgcattcacggtGTACTCAAGGGTTCACCTGTGTCCGCGTAATTTAttgtcaatacacatttacggcacGCTTGAGAAGCTCACCGACCTGTGCACTATAATattacctatatgcatccccgGTGCGCTCGAGGGCTCACCtcggttcacactattgtggtttCTGTATAATCCCACATTACACAAACCGTTCTGcagcatattatagtcagattgGCCGTTCGCAGATCACTCCCTAAGTATTCAGGTTACTAACAGCGGCTATTTAGATGGATTGTTGAAGCCATCGCAATGGCTTACACCTCCCTCAATGAGCTATGTCCTGTTGGTGTTAGAGCCCACTCTACGCGAGGAATAGCTTCATCATGggcttggtctacaggggtatctattcTTGATATTTGCAACGCGGCTGGCTGGTCTTCGCcatctacgtttgtcagattttatagcttAGATGTCCCTGCCCTAcaagcgcaggttctctcggcttaatcatgcacgctcatgcgttttatgtgtacactgCGGTGCGCGTGACTCTGGACTTACTTAATTCTCGCACACCCGCAGCGCGCTCGGTAatctcgccgtcttgtgctatgttatgtgcttCCCGGTGCATTTAAAACCCCATCGTATGCCCGTTAACattttatatggtgcttacacttttGCTTATTaaataacgggaacgagcaTTGCGTagctggccgtgctacaaacgccTACGCAGCGATTCTTTATTCGGCtacgcgcttcagtcgaatgcAAGTTAATTTTATGGCGCTCTCTCCCGGACTATGAAGGGCGTAGCCCCGCCCCTTTCGCGGGCTTGAACGCCATAGgtctgtaatttttacagacgttgaccaataggcttcaattgtggagtaaacaggagtttcccccatagcgtcatcAACTGACGCAAAGCttgttcccgttatttcagggaagcAGGGTTACATGAGTAACTTATCCTGCTTGTACTTACAGTATCTGCTTTTAGTTACAACACATGGAAATTAGTCTAATGTACAAGACATTTAAAGACTGTGTGCTATGAGAGAAAATGTAATTCTACAGTGAGAAATATTATTTCAGGACACAAGTCTTGTTAAGTATCTGCTTCTGTAGACTTCATCATCTTAAAATAGCACAATattcataatattttttttctacagTGATCCTATAGAGGAGTGTAGGTTATTTGCACCCATTTATAAAAAGCATAATGCACACTGAATGTTCAATAATATATGTAAAAATTAAGGCAGTGCTATTTTAAAGACTTATCATAGGAAACAACAAGAATAACTCATTAATTGATTAAAtgcatttatctttaaaatGTACTGTATAGCTTAAGCCAAACCTTTGTCCTGTCTGGTTAGGCTTCTCAGTTAATaagttattaaacatttatactTTGCTACCGAGGAACGTTTTTATCTGTTTTGCCAAGCATTTACATAGTTAATAAAACTGATAGTTTCACAATTTCTGGAAATCAGCCCACCATTTAAGCTTAATtagcaggttcaggtgtgtttgattgtgGTTGGAGGTGATGATCTTcagggttggtgaccactgcTTTGGGGTCATCTGACTCCTGTCGCAATAATCTCCATAAAcctttatttaaatgaaaatatgtgTGACATTGTGATGCCCAAGCTATGAAATTActgtttattatgttttatatgcTATGATAAGCCAGACCACCATACTTTTGGTACAggaattcaaataaaaaaatatagcccacatggaaagaacctatatgtggatatatgtgcatatatgaaacctatatgcagcttatatgcacatatatgctgcatatatacagcatatatgcgcatatatgaaacatatatgcagctaatatgcgcatatatgcagcacatatacagcatatatgcacatatataataatatatatgcacatatatgaaacctatatgcagctactatgcacatatatgctgcacatatacagcgtatatgcccatatatgataatatatatgctgcatatatgcaaaattgaggtgcatatatctgcatatacaggccataaattatgtgaattattaaataaagttatgatgtctgcacatttaaaacatttacaagatcTGTCTAGGACATGTATAACAAAATGGTTTAATTTAACAGCTACTGTTCAGTGTTATTTAACAGCGACAGTAGCGCAGATGGTAAAGCGAGTTGTCTAATGATCGGAAGGTTGGGTGCTCAAATCCCAGCAGTGGCGTGTGggattgcattttatttttgtgatcggaaggttggaggtttgaatcctggctcctgcaggtgcagactgtcattggttggacctttatttatgtttaatttattagcagctacagattttaataattttaccaatatataggttaacatatatgtgcatatatgtacatatatgtacatataatataggaaaacggccaattttatatatgtcacatatatgtaaaacttatatcaaaacctatattgaaacatatatgtttatatatgttttttccatgtGGGAGGACACATTCTGCGTTGGCATGAAATTGAATGCTAAACACAAAAGTCCTTTGGAGGTGAGGTCAGATATTAAGGAGTTATGGGGCTACGGCTCAACCACTACAACTTCCACGCTACTATTGAACATTATCCTGCCGTCCACCTCTTTACTGCAGTCGGGATGTCTCAGTAAGTCCAGCACTCCTTTCTTCAGGTCCTCAGGAGCGTTCTTACTGAACTCTACCACTTGAGTTAGGAAATCCAACAGCAGTTCTCCGACCTCATCTCCCTCTGTGAAACACTCTGTGATGTCCATTTGGGACTGAAGCACATAATTACTGTATTGGATGTCCTTGGTATCCAAGAAGGTCTTTATATCTCCAGTAGTGACACACTGGCTGATCTCAGGGTTACAGAGAGCAGCTCTATAAGTCTTCGATAATTTCGCCCATCCACCCTCACCTATGCACACACAGGACTTTGTTAATAACTAGGAGATCAGAGAGACCCAACCAGGAAAAGTTTACAAATTGTAAATGCATTCAAAAATGGAAGAAAATCCTGTATGCAATGGCACATGCAATCATTCTTATAAATCCTTACAATTACTTTTATATCCTTTGACACATCAATATGCATCAGTACAATATGTCTCAATCAAACTGCaaagttttaaatgtgtctCTTATCTTAGTACACTGCTCCATGCCAATGACCCAGATCTGTCAGGTTAGTGATTGGATGATCTGATCTAAATGTATACACATAAGAGAGGTTGTGTACTTCTGAGCATTTACCTGACCCCAGAATGATTAAGAGTTTTCCATCTTTATCTAAGAGACTCCGGAAAAATGAGACAGTGGCCTCTGGATCTTTCACATAATACAGCATCTGTTTAACACATACAAAATGATATTATTAATCCAAGaaatattaatgaattaaaattaataataatgtttGTTTTAGAGATGTTCCGATACCATTTTTCTCTTCCCGATACCTATACCCGGGCTCagggtatcggccgataccgagtacCGATCCGATACCTGCATGTGTATCTGTATAATATACAGCTGTACATACTACTAGCCCTGTATGAATGGATATAACTGTTTTATGGTGTGCTTCAGACTTATTCCTGtataaaacatgaacaaatacatacagtgaaccacagtatttttattatctgaaagacatttgacagtaatatttatttttcctatgAGAAAATCAGCCACAAATCGAACACTGTAAACTGAAAGGGTATTTTAGTTTTAGGAATAATTGGAAAAAATCTGCGGAATTCTGCTGGATGGTTTTAAATTAAAGAATTTAAGCTATTAAATATTACAACATTTcatctaaaataattactttttaaaggcttacaattaaaatgaatacaccaaaccaatgagtcctctgaattaaactggaccaacatgat
The genomic region above belongs to Paramisgurnus dabryanus chromosome 15, PD_genome_1.1, whole genome shotgun sequence and contains:
- the LOC135782474 gene encoding histamine N-methyltransferase-like is translated as MTAPFRLLVEDYPRYLKSFELFLDRSSEHQCMQDFIHNTLPDILGSIGGGRAIFNVMGVGSGTGEIDLEMLAQLHMKHPQVKVNNEVVEPSTDMLHKYKVLVSKTPNLDYINFTWNKMTASEFEKHWQEKNLGKKMDFIHLIQMLYYVKDPEATVSFFRSLLDKDGKLLIILGSGEGGWAKLSKTYRAALCNPEISQCVTTGDIKTFLDTKDIQYSNYVLQSQMDITECFTEGDEVGELLLDFLTQVVEFSKNAPEDLKKGVLDLLRHPDCSKEVDGRIMFNSSVEVVVVEP